A single Lysinibacter sp. HNR DNA region contains:
- a CDS encoding Gfo/Idh/MocA family oxidoreductase, which yields MTTTQQPVRVGIIGAGVISQTYINNLRSFPDTQVVAVGDLFPEAAHARAQEFDIPHSGDADSVLNNPEVDLVINLTIPAAHVEVALRAIERGKHVWSEKPFSLDRASGQQLLAAASDAGVRLGCAPDTFLGEGIQEALRVIERGDIGVPLTAVTVMQNPGPELWHPNPAFLFQEGAGPLFDIGPYYLTTLVQTFGSISRVAALASTARKQRTIASGPRAGTVFDVTVPTHVSALIQFEGGGSAQSILSFESPRVTHGVFEVTGSEATLSFPDPNNFDGEIKICRTGSDEWESLITVTEKSSRGTGALEMARAIRENRPHRATGELAFHVVDAMTAIAESARTHEFVSVHSRVERSDLLPTDWDPHAAEL from the coding sequence ATGACGACAACACAGCAACCGGTTCGCGTGGGAATCATCGGGGCGGGTGTGATCTCGCAGACCTACATTAACAATCTGCGTTCCTTCCCCGATACTCAGGTGGTTGCGGTGGGAGACCTTTTCCCCGAGGCGGCCCACGCCCGTGCGCAGGAGTTTGATATTCCCCACAGTGGTGACGCCGACAGCGTGCTCAACAATCCCGAGGTCGACCTGGTGATCAACCTCACCATTCCCGCCGCGCACGTGGAGGTGGCGCTCCGGGCTATCGAGCGGGGAAAGCACGTGTGGAGCGAGAAGCCGTTCTCCCTGGACCGCGCGAGCGGGCAGCAATTGCTCGCAGCCGCCAGCGACGCCGGGGTGCGGCTGGGCTGTGCCCCCGACACGTTTCTGGGGGAGGGCATCCAAGAAGCGCTTCGCGTGATCGAGAGGGGAGACATCGGAGTGCCCCTCACCGCCGTCACCGTGATGCAGAATCCCGGTCCCGAGCTGTGGCACCCCAACCCCGCCTTTCTTTTTCAGGAGGGGGCCGGGCCGCTCTTTGACATTGGGCCCTACTACCTCACCACGCTGGTGCAAACCTTCGGTTCGATATCCCGGGTTGCCGCGTTGGCGTCCACGGCTCGGAAGCAGCGCACCATCGCGTCGGGTCCCCGGGCGGGAACCGTTTTTGACGTTACGGTTCCCACCCACGTGTCCGCGCTGATCCAGTTTGAGGGCGGTGGTAGCGCGCAGAGCATCCTGAGTTTTGAATCCCCACGCGTGACCCACGGGGTGTTTGAGGTAACGGGTTCCGAGGCCACGCTGTCTTTCCCCGATCCCAATAACTTTGACGGCGAGATTAAAATTTGCCGCACGGGTAGCGATGAGTGGGAATCCCTCATCACCGTCACCGAGAAATCTAGCCGGGGAACCGGGGCGCTTGAGATGGCCCGGGCGATTCGAGAGAACCGCCCGCACCGGGCAACGGGAGAGCTCGCCTTTCACGTGGTTGATGCCATGACGGCGATTGCGGAGTCCGCACGCACACACGAGTTTGTCTCGGTGCACAGCCGGGTGGAGCGAAGCGACCTGTTGCCCACCGATTGGGATCCTCACGCGGCGGAGTTGTAG
- a CDS encoding sugar ABC transporter substrate-binding protein, with the protein MTPTLRRRFAPLAALATVSLILAGCSGGDDNSGGTSEITYWASNQGTSLEDDRARLEPTLKRFEEKTGVKVNLEVIPWTDLYTRILTAVSSGDGPDVLNIGNTWATTLQETGAFEPVEGKLLEAVGGEERFIKNSWATGGKPGETHTSVPLYALAYNMYYNTKLFEEAGITEPPATWDEFIEVGQQLTKDTDGDGTIDQWGFSTAGASVPNNAHYVFALGLQNGSPLFDKDNKPQFEDDGVVAAMTAWVGLMSDAKIVSPSDAENTDQLNSVTNLVDGRAAMVFNQSPIKVFNARDFSDWGVAMVPMIDPLPSGGEPIVSHVAGINLSVFKNAKNKDAAIDFVGFMTSDEEQIALNKAFTSLPVILDGYSDPAFQTEEVQLKQETLANNAAPMPLIAQEGQMETLIGTASRELFAQAAAGKLTAASIRSALSDANSQMSAALQ; encoded by the coding sequence ATGACACCAACACTCAGAAGACGATTCGCTCCGTTGGCCGCTCTTGCGACAGTTTCGCTTATTCTTGCCGGATGCTCCGGGGGAGACGATAACTCCGGCGGGACTTCCGAGATCACCTATTGGGCCTCAAACCAGGGCACCTCTCTTGAAGACGATAGGGCACGCCTGGAACCCACGCTCAAGCGTTTTGAAGAGAAGACGGGGGTGAAGGTGAACCTGGAGGTGATCCCGTGGACCGACCTCTACACCCGTATCCTCACCGCGGTCTCGAGCGGTGACGGACCCGATGTGCTCAACATCGGCAACACCTGGGCCACCACGCTACAAGAAACTGGCGCGTTTGAACCGGTGGAAGGCAAGCTGCTCGAGGCGGTTGGTGGCGAGGAACGGTTCATTAAGAACTCGTGGGCTACCGGTGGAAAACCCGGTGAGACTCACACCTCTGTTCCCCTCTACGCGCTTGCCTACAACATGTACTACAACACCAAGCTTTTTGAGGAGGCCGGGATCACCGAGCCTCCCGCCACCTGGGACGAGTTTATCGAGGTGGGGCAGCAACTCACCAAAGACACCGACGGTGACGGCACGATAGATCAGTGGGGATTCAGTACCGCGGGAGCGTCGGTACCAAACAACGCGCACTACGTGTTTGCGCTCGGGCTGCAAAACGGTAGCCCGCTCTTTGACAAGGACAACAAACCCCAGTTTGAGGATGACGGTGTTGTTGCCGCAATGACCGCGTGGGTGGGTCTCATGTCCGACGCAAAAATTGTGTCGCCGAGTGATGCCGAAAACACGGATCAGCTCAACAGCGTCACCAACCTGGTCGACGGTAGGGCGGCCATGGTTTTTAATCAGAGCCCTATCAAGGTCTTTAACGCCCGAGACTTTAGCGATTGGGGAGTGGCTATGGTTCCCATGATTGATCCCCTTCCCTCGGGTGGGGAACCAATCGTGAGCCACGTGGCGGGGATAAACCTTTCCGTGTTCAAAAACGCCAAAAACAAAGACGCCGCGATCGACTTTGTGGGCTTTATGACCAGCGATGAGGAGCAGATTGCGCTCAACAAGGCCTTTACCTCGCTCCCGGTGATCCTTGACGGCTACTCCGATCCCGCCTTCCAAACGGAGGAGGTCCAGCTGAAACAGGAGACGCTTGCGAATAACGCGGCACCCATGCCCCTCATCGCTCAAGAGGGCCAGATGGAAACCCTCATTGGGACTGCCTCAAGAGAACTCTTTGCGCAGGCCGCCGCCGGAAAGCTCACGGCGGCGAGTATCCGCTCCGCGCTGTCCGACGCCAACAGCCAGATGTCTGCGGCCCTGCAATAG
- a CDS encoding sugar ABC transporter permease encodes MTTHAQPPTVSRNGTQIRQNPKATPPSRKRKHSKLGYFLVAPAAFMELFIHIIPMLLGVWIAFIALNQLNIVNWTSAPFVGFQNFINGLDPNSTIGQQFFESLGRTVLYTVIVVGVSWVLGMAGAIFLNSAFRGRAFLRTFFLVPYALPHFVTTIAWAFMLNQRDGAVNQFLVDTLGLFDGDRPFWLLGSNALISMIVVNIWQLWPFAFLMLMASLQTIPNDIYEAAALDGASLWKQFRRITLPLIRPSNAVLLLVLSLWTFNQFNVPYVLFGQTSPREATLLSPLIYQNSFVSWNFGLGGAMSVLLLVVLLGASLVYIRLVLRNREEDHD; translated from the coding sequence GTGACCACTCACGCTCAACCCCCGACAGTCTCCAGAAACGGCACTCAAATCCGCCAGAACCCCAAAGCAACCCCGCCGTCGCGCAAGCGTAAACACTCAAAGCTGGGGTATTTTTTGGTGGCTCCCGCCGCCTTCATGGAGCTTTTTATCCACATCATTCCCATGCTTCTGGGGGTGTGGATAGCCTTTATCGCGCTCAACCAGCTCAATATTGTTAATTGGACTTCGGCGCCGTTTGTAGGCTTTCAAAACTTCATTAACGGGCTCGATCCGAACAGCACCATCGGCCAGCAATTCTTCGAATCGCTCGGGCGCACCGTCCTCTACACCGTTATCGTGGTGGGGGTCTCCTGGGTGCTGGGTATGGCGGGTGCGATATTTCTCAACTCGGCATTTCGCGGGCGAGCTTTTCTTCGCACCTTCTTCCTGGTTCCCTACGCGCTCCCGCACTTTGTGACCACCATCGCCTGGGCGTTTATGCTCAACCAGCGCGACGGCGCGGTCAACCAGTTCCTGGTGGATACCCTCGGTCTCTTTGACGGGGATCGCCCCTTCTGGTTACTGGGCAGCAACGCGCTCATCTCTATGATCGTGGTTAATATTTGGCAGCTGTGGCCGTTTGCGTTCCTCATGCTCATGGCCTCGCTCCAGACCATACCCAACGACATCTACGAGGCGGCGGCGCTCGACGGGGCCTCGCTCTGGAAACAGTTTCGCCGCATCACGCTCCCCCTGATCAGGCCCTCAAACGCCGTGCTGCTCTTGGTGTTATCGCTCTGGACGTTTAACCAGTTCAACGTTCCCTACGTGCTCTTTGGGCAGACCTCGCCCCGGGAAGCCACACTGCTCTCGCCGCTTATCTACCAGAACTCCTTTGTGAGCTGGAACTTCGGGTTGGGAGGTGCGATGAGCGTGCTGCTGCTCGTGGTGCTGCTCGGGGCGTCCCTCGTTTATATTCGCCTGGTGCTCAGAAACAGGGAGGAAGACCATGATTGA
- a CDS encoding carbohydrate ABC transporter permease has translation MIETRGFRIARAIVLSVLSLFIVVPLYVIVTTSVKSLRDVSGVFEWIPQSITFEPYIDMWSTVPLARYFMNSIIVTTSATVFSVVIAVMAAYAVARLSFRGKRPFTLIVLSTQMFPGILFLLPLFLMFTQIRNVTGIQLQGSYGGLIITYLTFTLPFAIWMLSGYFAAIPAALEEAAMIDGTSRLGALWHVVLPVAKPGIVAVAVYSFISAWSEVLFASVLTNESTKTLAVGLRAYASQTDVYWNELMAASVAVSLPVLIAFILVQKHLVAGLSAGAVK, from the coding sequence ATGATTGAAACCCGCGGTTTTAGGATTGCTCGGGCAATCGTGCTGAGCGTGCTCTCGCTCTTTATCGTGGTGCCCCTCTATGTGATCGTGACCACCTCGGTTAAATCACTGCGTGATGTCTCCGGGGTATTTGAGTGGATTCCGCAGTCGATCACCTTCGAACCCTATATCGATATGTGGTCAACCGTGCCGCTGGCCCGCTACTTTATGAACAGCATCATTGTCACCACGAGCGCCACAGTGTTCTCGGTGGTGATCGCGGTGATGGCGGCCTACGCGGTGGCCCGGCTGAGCTTTAGGGGTAAGCGGCCCTTTACCCTCATAGTGCTCTCCACCCAGATGTTCCCCGGTATCCTCTTTCTGCTGCCCCTCTTCCTCATGTTTACGCAGATCAGAAACGTCACCGGCATCCAATTGCAGGGATCATACGGTGGGCTTATTATTACCTACCTCACCTTTACGCTCCCCTTCGCGATCTGGATGCTCTCGGGATACTTTGCCGCTATCCCCGCCGCGCTTGAGGAAGCCGCGATGATTGACGGCACCTCGCGGCTTGGCGCGCTGTGGCACGTTGTCCTCCCCGTGGCTAAACCCGGCATTGTTGCGGTTGCGGTGTACTCCTTTATTAGCGCGTGGAGCGAGGTGCTCTTTGCCTCGGTGCTCACCAACGAATCTACCAAAACCCTCGCGGTGGGGTTGCGGGCCTACGCTAGTCAAACAGACGTGTACTGGAACGAACTCATGGCGGCCTCGGTTGCGGTATCGTTGCCCGTGCTCATCGCCTTTATTCTGGTACAGAAACACCTGGTCGCCGGCCTGTCAGCCGGGGCCGTGAAATGA
- a CDS encoding Gfo/Idh/MocA family oxidoreductase: protein MRNLRVAIVGAGMIGEVHRRSALAAGATVIGVMASTPQRGTQVAGEWGVEHAFEDIDAVAQSDAEVVHICSPNNTHVPFAERLAEAGKHVIVEKPVGLTAQQGEHLREVAERTDRIMTVPFVYRYHPLVREIRDRYRAGELGDLNLIHGSYLQDWLLGQKATSWRVDPRVGGASRAFGDIGSHWCDLVEWVTGERFVSLTAATSIAVPQRDTAQPVETEDSALALLRSASGVLASVTVSQVAAGRKNRLWFELDGSRGSAVFDQEHPERVWLGGPEESRLISRGVSAGSAISADTRRLSFLPPGHAQGYQDCFNAFVHDSYRAVRGESVEGLPTLADGVRTSHIIDALLSSARSGQWTNIETEQP, encoded by the coding sequence TTGAGAAATCTTCGTGTTGCAATAGTGGGTGCTGGAATGATCGGCGAGGTTCACCGGCGAAGCGCGCTCGCGGCTGGGGCAACTGTCATCGGGGTGATGGCCTCCACACCCCAGCGTGGTACCCAGGTTGCTGGCGAGTGGGGTGTAGAGCACGCGTTTGAGGACATCGACGCTGTGGCGCAATCCGATGCCGAGGTGGTGCACATCTGCTCGCCCAATAATACTCACGTGCCTTTTGCTGAGCGCCTGGCCGAGGCGGGCAAACACGTGATCGTGGAAAAACCCGTGGGCCTCACCGCCCAGCAGGGCGAACACCTCCGCGAGGTGGCGGAGCGTACCGATCGCATCATGACGGTTCCCTTTGTGTACCGTTACCACCCGCTCGTGCGTGAGATTCGTGACCGCTATCGGGCGGGCGAACTTGGAGACCTCAACCTCATCCACGGCTCCTACCTACAAGACTGGCTCCTGGGACAAAAGGCAACAAGCTGGAGGGTCGACCCTCGGGTGGGTGGGGCCTCCCGGGCCTTTGGCGACATTGGCTCACACTGGTGCGATCTAGTGGAGTGGGTAACGGGGGAACGGTTTGTGAGCCTCACCGCCGCCACCTCAATTGCGGTGCCACAGAGGGATACCGCCCAGCCCGTCGAGACGGAAGACTCGGCCCTCGCCCTGCTGCGTTCGGCTAGCGGTGTGCTCGCATCGGTCACGGTGTCGCAGGTGGCCGCCGGGCGCAAAAATCGACTCTGGTTTGAGCTTGATGGTTCCCGGGGCAGCGCGGTTTTTGATCAGGAACACCCGGAACGGGTCTGGCTGGGAGGACCCGAAGAATCGCGGCTGATCTCGCGTGGGGTTTCCGCAGGCTCCGCGATCTCTGCGGACACCCGTCGACTTTCGTTCCTGCCTCCCGGTCACGCTCAGGGATACCAGGACTGCTTTAACGCATTTGTGCACGATAGCTACCGGGCCGTGCGCGGCGAGAGCGTGGAGGGGCTACCGACGCTGGCCGACGGTGTACGGACTTCCCATATTATTGATGCCCTTCTCTCTTCCGCACGGAGCGGCCAGTGGACCAACATAGAAACGGAACAACCATGA
- a CDS encoding sugar phosphate isomerase/epimerase: MSTHAETHKQPVTLFTGQWADLPLEEVARLASGWGYDGLEIACSGEHLDVWRAVEDPAYLRGRLDILERHGLGVWAISNHLKGQAVCDDPIDFRHRSIVGSRVWGDGDAEGVRQRAAEEMKLTARVARAMGVNTVVGFTGSKIWQYIAMFPPVGADVIEAGFDDFARRWNPILDVFDAEGVRFAHEVHPSEIAYDYWSSVRTLEAIAHRPAFGFNWDPSHMMWQNIDPVGFIWDFQDRIYHVDCKDTRMRPSQGRAGVLGSHLPWGDPRRGWDFVSTGRGDVPWEDAFRALRSIGYRGPISVEWEDAGMDRLHGAEEALEFVRSLLWKQPEASFDAAFSQQD; encoded by the coding sequence ATGAGCACACACGCAGAAACTCACAAACAACCGGTCACGCTGTTTACCGGACAGTGGGCAGACCTTCCTCTAGAAGAGGTGGCACGCCTTGCTAGCGGATGGGGGTACGACGGGCTTGAGATTGCCTGCTCGGGAGAGCACCTCGATGTGTGGCGCGCGGTGGAGGATCCCGCTTATCTGCGGGGTCGCCTCGATATTCTTGAGCGGCACGGGCTGGGGGTGTGGGCGATCTCTAATCATCTGAAGGGCCAGGCGGTGTGTGACGATCCCATCGATTTCCGGCACCGCTCCATTGTGGGTAGTCGGGTGTGGGGAGACGGAGACGCCGAGGGGGTGCGGCAGCGCGCTGCCGAGGAGATGAAGCTCACGGCCCGGGTGGCTCGGGCGATGGGGGTAAACACGGTTGTGGGATTCACCGGCTCCAAGATTTGGCAGTACATCGCGATGTTCCCGCCCGTGGGTGCCGACGTTATTGAGGCAGGATTTGACGACTTTGCGCGTCGTTGGAACCCCATCCTCGATGTGTTTGATGCCGAGGGGGTGCGGTTTGCTCACGAGGTGCACCCCAGTGAGATCGCTTACGACTACTGGTCGTCAGTGCGGACGCTCGAGGCTATCGCGCATCGGCCCGCGTTTGGGTTTAACTGGGATCCGAGCCACATGATGTGGCAGAACATCGATCCTGTGGGTTTCATCTGGGATTTTCAGGATCGCATTTATCACGTCGATTGCAAAGATACCCGGATGCGTCCGTCTCAGGGGAGAGCCGGGGTGCTGGGTTCTCATCTGCCGTGGGGCGACCCGCGACGCGGCTGGGACTTTGTATCCACGGGCCGCGGTGACGTTCCCTGGGAAGACGCGTTTCGGGCGCTGCGGTCTATCGGGTATCGAGGGCCGATCTCGGTGGAGTGGGAAGACGCCGGAATGGACAGGCTCCACGGCGCCGAAGAGGCGCTGGAGTTTGTGCGGTCTCTGCTGTGGAAGCAGCCCGAGGCGTCGTTTGACGCGGCGTTTAGTCAGCAGGACTAG
- a CDS encoding YqaJ viral recombinase family protein yields the protein MSGHDRIEWLRARARGVTATDVAKLTSPQSVKSAAYSKLNGTGFSGNVYTEHGKAREPHIASWVRGEYAIHPSNALFRSEGDARHLATPDGVAVRHSGAIELAEIKTTNKNWRSIPRNYLRQVWWQQYVLGAERTLMVWEEHRDFVPVGEPQCRWVDRDDNEIHKLVDLANQLIAQIARGSK from the coding sequence GTGAGCGGGCATGACAGGATCGAGTGGTTGCGGGCCCGGGCCCGCGGTGTGACTGCTACGGACGTTGCAAAGCTCACCTCCCCGCAGTCGGTGAAGAGCGCCGCCTACTCGAAGCTTAACGGTACCGGTTTTAGCGGCAATGTCTACACGGAGCACGGCAAGGCTCGCGAACCTCACATCGCCTCGTGGGTTCGCGGCGAGTACGCGATTCATCCCAGCAATGCGCTCTTTCGCTCAGAGGGCGACGCCCGCCACCTTGCTACTCCCGATGGTGTAGCGGTGCGACATAGCGGCGCAATTGAGCTTGCTGAGATCAAAACCACCAACAAGAATTGGCGCAGTATTCCTCGCAACTATCTGCGTCAGGTATGGTGGCAGCAATACGTTTTGGGGGCGGAACGCACCCTGATGGTGTGGGAGGAGCATCGGGATTTTGTTCCGGTGGGGGAGCCTCAGTGCCGGTGGGTTGATCGTGACGATAACGAAATTCATAAGCTGGTAGATCTTGCGAACCAGCTCATCGCGCAGATTGCGCGGGGGAGCAAATAG